The Pseudomonas baetica genome includes a region encoding these proteins:
- a CDS encoding cobalt-precorrin-6A reductase, which yields MKRILLLGGVTEALAIARTLGPSHIYSLAGVGRVPTDLTCQVRVGGYGGAEGLAQFIRDEGIDLLFDATHPYAAQISHNAATAAQLAAIPCWALRRPAWQPQPGDDWREVSDWAELMTALKPFRRPLFTLGREPLQHLDEIPADQFWTLRALDVYPGNARCEVIGARGPFLLEDERALFERRQIDVLISKNSGSTATEPKLEVARERGVPVIVLKRPGLPGVDREFGSTSEVLAALSVSDKS from the coding sequence ATGAAACGGATTTTGCTGCTGGGCGGTGTGACTGAAGCGCTGGCCATCGCGCGGACATTGGGGCCTTCGCACATTTACAGCCTGGCCGGTGTGGGCCGTGTGCCGACTGACTTGACCTGCCAGGTACGCGTCGGCGGCTACGGCGGCGCCGAAGGTCTGGCGCAGTTCATTCGCGACGAAGGCATCGATCTGCTGTTCGACGCCACGCATCCCTATGCTGCACAGATCAGCCACAACGCCGCCACCGCCGCGCAGTTGGCCGCAATCCCCTGCTGGGCCCTGCGCCGCCCGGCGTGGCAACCGCAGCCCGGTGATGACTGGCGCGAAGTCAGCGACTGGGCTGAGTTGATGACAGCCCTCAAACCGTTTCGCCGACCGCTGTTCACCCTCGGCCGCGAACCACTGCAACACCTCGATGAAATCCCAGCAGACCAGTTCTGGACCCTGCGCGCCCTCGACGTTTACCCCGGCAACGCACGCTGCGAAGTGATCGGCGCGCGCGGGCCGTTTCTGCTGGAGGATGAACGTGCGTTGTTCGAGCGGCGGCAGATCGATGTGCTGATCAGCAAAAACAGCGGCAGCACCGCGACCGAGCCGAAGCTGGAAGTGGCGCGTGAGCGTGGAGTGCCGGTGATTGTGTTGAAGCGGCCGGGGTTGCCGGGGGTTGATCGGGAGTTTGGGTCGACGTCTGAAGTCCTCGCAGCTCTATCCGTGTCAGATAAATCCTGA
- a CDS encoding type II toxin-antitoxin system RelE/ParE family toxin — translation MIDFERSRTFADWLDCLKDTIGKARIIARLRAAEHGNFGDCEFVGDTVYEMRVHVGPGYRMYFTRRGEVVYLLLIGGDKSTQKRDIKRAIQMAQSIGNEE, via the coding sequence ATGATCGACTTTGAACGATCCCGCACATTCGCCGATTGGCTCGACTGTTTGAAAGACACCATCGGCAAAGCTCGAATCATCGCCAGACTGCGAGCGGCGGAGCACGGAAACTTTGGTGATTGCGAGTTCGTAGGCGACACCGTTTATGAAATGCGTGTACATGTCGGCCCTGGTTACAGGATGTACTTCACACGCCGAGGCGAGGTGGTTTATTTGCTACTGATCGGGGGCGACAAGTCGACACAAAAACGAGATATCAAACGCGCCATACAGATGGCGCAAAGCATCGGAAATGAGGAGTAA
- a CDS encoding addiction module antidote protein: MTEKFSRFDAAEFLKTPEEMAAYLDACFDEDAGDGVLIRAALNDIARAQGMTQVARDAGLGRESLYKALSSTGNPEFATIMKVMKALGLRLHAVAQ, encoded by the coding sequence ATGACCGAAAAATTCAGCCGTTTCGACGCTGCAGAATTTCTTAAAACACCCGAAGAAATGGCCGCATACCTCGACGCGTGTTTTGACGAAGATGCGGGTGATGGAGTGCTGATACGGGCAGCACTCAATGATATTGCCAGAGCTCAGGGCATGACCCAAGTGGCACGCGATGCTGGCTTGGGCCGGGAAAGTCTTTATAAAGCGCTGAGCAGCACTGGCAATCCCGAATTCGCAACTATCATGAAAGTCATGAAAGCCTTGGGTTTGAGATTGCACGCTGTCGCTCAGTGA
- a CDS encoding DUF2946 domain-containing protein: MNRHRLAIAWIACFAVLFNMLAMPMTGAMAQVANSPAEQLLWSSFCTGSGTKMVAINIGTTDQQAPSDDNHSNMQHCWCCSGSAPLVALPGHSPQLYFARFESNRSVAPASLQTPTPRQQWPSLNPRASPLV, encoded by the coding sequence ATGAACCGACACCGGCTAGCCATTGCCTGGATCGCCTGCTTTGCAGTGCTGTTCAATATGCTTGCCATGCCGATGACGGGAGCGATGGCGCAGGTGGCCAATTCACCGGCCGAGCAATTGCTCTGGAGCAGTTTCTGCACCGGCAGCGGGACGAAGATGGTGGCGATCAATATCGGCACCACGGATCAGCAAGCCCCGTCCGACGACAACCATTCCAACATGCAGCATTGCTGGTGTTGCTCGGGGTCAGCGCCGCTGGTGGCGCTGCCGGGGCATTCGCCGCAGCTGTATTTCGCCCGTTTCGAAAGCAATCGCAGCGTGGCGCCCGCCTCTCTGCAAACACCAACACCGCGCCAGCAATGGCCGAGTCTTAATCCCCGCGCTTCCCCTCTGGTTTGA
- a CDS encoding copper chaperone PCu(A)C — protein MLNKFIVIAALLLPACFAHAHEYKAGELEIAHPWSQELPPNAPTVAAYFVINNPGKTDDRLLSVDSPISGKAELHEHVMQGDLMKMQQVPNVSVPAGGQVTFAPMAYHVMLLELKDRSLLSDGKRFPLTMHFEKAGNVTVEVAVQKKPPQTTQAHAHAQ, from the coding sequence ATGTTGAACAAATTCATCGTCATCGCTGCGCTGTTGCTGCCGGCGTGCTTCGCCCATGCCCACGAATACAAGGCTGGCGAGCTGGAAATCGCGCACCCGTGGTCGCAGGAACTGCCGCCCAATGCGCCGACTGTCGCCGCTTACTTCGTGATCAACAATCCCGGCAAGACCGACGACCGCTTGCTCAGCGTCGACTCACCGATCTCGGGCAAAGCCGAGCTGCACGAGCACGTCATGCAGGGCGATCTGATGAAGATGCAACAGGTGCCGAACGTGTCGGTGCCCGCCGGCGGCCAAGTGACCTTCGCACCGATGGCCTATCACGTGATGCTGCTGGAGCTCAAAGACCGCAGCCTGCTCAGCGACGGCAAACGCTTCCCGCTGACGATGCACTTCGAGAAGGCCGGTAACGTGACGGTCGAAGTCGCCGTGCAGAAGAAACCACCGCAAACCACGCAGGCCCACGCGCACGCTCAATAA
- a CDS encoding DUF2946 domain-containing protein: MRPSRARPSLQRRQAEHLTRGSWIALFAMLMIFIGPLISQSMPMDQHASTSMPMSMDMSMDMPGMEHSGHDAKPSAEHCPPQSSHHAMWEKCGYCSLLFNCPALTGGGSFAAFSIAHANTITPPSPRLGHARQTFFPGARTRAPPVAA; the protein is encoded by the coding sequence ATGCGCCCGTCGCGCGCCAGGCCATCCTTGCAACGCCGTCAGGCTGAACACCTGACTCGCGGCAGCTGGATCGCCCTGTTCGCCATGTTGATGATCTTTATCGGCCCACTGATTTCTCAGTCGATGCCGATGGATCAACACGCCTCGACCTCCATGCCGATGAGCATGGACATGTCGATGGACATGCCCGGCATGGAGCACTCGGGGCACGACGCCAAGCCTTCCGCCGAACACTGCCCGCCGCAATCCTCGCACCATGCCATGTGGGAAAAGTGCGGTTATTGCAGCCTGCTGTTCAATTGCCCGGCGCTGACCGGCGGTGGTTCATTCGCCGCATTCAGCATCGCCCACGCCAACACCATCACCCCGCCCTCCCCACGCTTGGGCCATGCCCGGCAAACCTTCTTCCCCGGCGCCCGCACCCGCGCCCCGCCCGTCGCAGCCTAA
- a CDS encoding TonB-dependent copper receptor: protein MSRFSAVPRLSCAQANFALNESRIRFRHASAVLCGVLLSPLVLADDHTAHADELSPTVITAIAPSSPLTIVTNPKDPRQPVPASDGGDYLKTIPGFALVRNGGTNGDPVLRGMFGSRLNILTNGSMMLGACPGRMDAPTSYISPETYDKLTVIKGPQTVLYGPGASAGTILFDREPESFGELGTRVNASILAGSHGRFDKVIDAAAGGPLGYVRVIGNTAHSDDYRDGNNDIVASRYDKWNGDVALGWTPDADTLIELTAGKGDGEARYAGRGMDGSQFLRESLGLRMEKSNITDVLETLEAHIYYNYADHVMDNYTLRTPSGTGMMAGPMASNVDRRTLGARIKATWRWADIQLITGLDAQTNEHRQRSAMGIDTYKDVPRNKDADFHNYGVFSEMTWYAADRDRLITGARIDRASAKDYRQTSGSRMMARPNPTADNTRADTLPSGFVRYEHDLADSPTTLYAGLGHAQRFPDYWELFSPKSGPAGSVNAFDSIKPEKTTQLDFGVNYKSADLEAWASGYIGVVRDYILFDYTPTMMGMSTSRAENIDARIMGGELGAAYNLTDNWKADATLAYAWGKNSSDGSALPQMPPLDARFGLTYSENNWSAGALWRVVAKQNRIDQNKGNVVGKDYDKSSGFGVFSLNGAYRINKNWKVSSGVDNLFGKAYAEHLNLAGNAGFGYPANDPQAINEPGRTLWTKVDMSF from the coding sequence ATGTCCAGGTTTTCTGCTGTTCCACGTCTGAGCTGCGCTCAGGCGAACTTCGCTTTGAACGAATCGCGCATTCGTTTCAGGCACGCGAGCGCCGTCCTTTGCGGTGTCCTGCTGTCCCCATTGGTGCTGGCCGATGATCACACCGCACACGCGGATGAACTGAGCCCGACGGTGATCACCGCCATTGCGCCCAGTTCGCCACTGACCATCGTCACCAACCCCAAAGACCCACGCCAACCGGTGCCGGCCAGTGATGGCGGCGATTATCTGAAAACCATTCCGGGCTTCGCCCTGGTGCGCAATGGCGGCACCAACGGTGATCCGGTGCTGCGCGGCATGTTCGGTTCGCGCCTCAATATCCTCACCAACGGCAGCATGATGCTCGGCGCCTGCCCCGGCCGCATGGACGCGCCGACCTCGTACATTTCGCCGGAAACCTACGACAAACTCACCGTGATCAAAGGCCCGCAAACCGTGCTGTATGGCCCGGGTGCCTCGGCCGGCACGATTCTGTTCGACCGCGAGCCGGAGAGCTTTGGCGAGCTCGGCACGCGGGTGAACGCGAGCATTCTGGCTGGCTCCCACGGGCGCTTCGACAAGGTCATCGATGCCGCTGCCGGCGGGCCGCTGGGTTACGTGCGGGTAATCGGCAACACCGCGCATTCCGACGATTATCGCGACGGCAACAACGACATCGTCGCCTCGCGCTATGACAAGTGGAACGGCGACGTGGCGCTCGGTTGGACCCCGGACGCCGATACCCTGATCGAGCTGACTGCCGGCAAGGGCGACGGCGAGGCTCGCTACGCCGGGCGCGGCATGGACGGTTCACAGTTCCTGCGCGAGAGCCTCGGCCTGCGCATGGAGAAATCCAACATCACCGACGTACTGGAGACGCTGGAGGCGCATATCTACTACAACTACGCCGACCACGTGATGGACAACTACACCCTGCGCACGCCGTCCGGCACCGGGATGATGGCAGGTCCCATGGCGTCCAACGTCGACCGCCGCACACTCGGCGCGCGTATCAAGGCGACCTGGCGCTGGGCTGACATTCAACTGATCACCGGGCTCGACGCGCAGACCAATGAACACCGCCAGCGCAGCGCAATGGGCATCGACACCTACAAGGACGTACCGCGCAACAAGGACGCCGATTTCCACAACTACGGCGTGTTCAGCGAGATGACCTGGTACGCCGCCGACCGCGACCGGCTGATCACCGGCGCTCGAATCGACCGTGCTTCAGCCAAGGACTACCGGCAAACCAGCGGTTCGCGAATGATGGCTCGCCCAAACCCGACCGCCGACAACACCCGTGCCGACACATTGCCCAGCGGCTTCGTGCGTTACGAGCATGACCTGGCCGACAGCCCGACCACGCTCTACGCCGGCCTCGGCCACGCACAGCGCTTCCCGGATTACTGGGAGCTGTTTTCGCCCAAGTCCGGCCCTGCCGGTTCGGTCAATGCGTTCGACTCGATCAAACCGGAAAAAACCACCCAGCTGGATTTCGGCGTGAACTACAAGAGTGCCGATCTTGAGGCCTGGGCCTCTGGGTACATCGGTGTGGTGCGTGACTACATCCTCTTTGACTACACCCCGACGATGATGGGCATGAGCACTTCGCGCGCCGAGAACATCGACGCGCGAATCATGGGCGGTGAACTCGGTGCGGCTTACAACCTCACCGATAACTGGAAAGCCGATGCGACCCTGGCTTACGCCTGGGGCAAGAACAGCAGCGACGGCTCGGCCCTGCCACAAATGCCGCCGCTCGATGCACGGTTCGGCCTGACCTACAGCGAAAACAACTGGAGCGCCGGCGCACTCTGGAGGGTGGTGGCCAAGCAAAACCGTATCGATCAGAACAAGGGCAACGTGGTCGGCAAGGATTACGACAAGAGTTCGGGCTTCGGCGTGTTCTCGCTCAACGGTGCCTACCGGATCAACAAGAACTGGAAGGTCAGCAGCGGCGTCGACAACCTGTTCGGCAAGGCTTACGCCGAACACCTGAACCTGGCGGGCAACGCCGGTTTCGGCTACCCGGCCAATGACCCGCAAGCCATCAATGAGCCGGGGCGCACGCTCTGGACCAAGGTGGACATGAGTTTCTAA
- a CDS encoding PepSY-associated TM helix domain-containing protein: MQKPKPNFYNLAWRWHFYAGLFVAPFMVMLALTGIIYLFKPQLDSLMYSSLLNVPAGHHTVPADDLLQRVKSAYPRGQVTQYLPPLNAERSAQFVVKDAGHELNVFVDPYHGDILGEQDAKQNLQAIARAIHGELMIGTVGDRLIEMAAGWGVVLVVSGLFLWWPRGQAAGILWPRLNSRGRVLWRDLHAVTGFWGATLLLVMLLSGMTWTGFWGKQYAQVWNVFPAAMWDNVPTSDVEARSLNSATRQTVPWAMENTPMPMSGDHAEHMAHGSANAGPAAPTISLQAVQDIATQRQVEPGYSITLPTTATGVFTIAVFADDPRNDATLHVDQYTGKVLADVRFEQYGTVARATEIGVMLHEGKMFGTFNQIVVLLICLMILLSAVSGVVIWWKRRPQGKFGVPPLRHDLPKWKTGVVIMLALAVIFPLVGASLVVVWLLDRLLLSRLGRQAESASPSS; the protein is encoded by the coding sequence ATGCAAAAGCCCAAACCCAATTTCTACAATCTGGCCTGGCGCTGGCATTTCTATGCCGGTTTATTCGTCGCGCCCTTCATGGTGATGTTGGCCCTGACCGGCATCATTTACCTGTTCAAACCCCAGCTCGATTCGCTGATGTACAGCAGCCTGCTCAACGTTCCGGCCGGCCATCACACGGTTCCGGCCGATGACTTGCTGCAACGGGTGAAAAGCGCTTACCCACGAGGTCAGGTCACGCAGTACCTGCCGCCGCTTAACGCCGAGCGCAGTGCGCAATTCGTGGTGAAAGATGCCGGCCACGAACTCAACGTCTTCGTCGATCCATACCACGGCGACATCCTCGGCGAGCAGGATGCCAAGCAGAATCTGCAAGCCATCGCCCGCGCCATTCACGGCGAATTGATGATCGGCACTGTCGGTGACCGACTCATCGAAATGGCCGCCGGTTGGGGCGTGGTGCTGGTGGTGTCGGGGCTGTTCCTGTGGTGGCCGCGCGGTCAGGCGGCGGGAATTCTGTGGCCACGTCTGAACAGTCGCGGCCGCGTGTTGTGGCGTGACCTGCACGCGGTCACCGGGTTCTGGGGCGCGACCCTGTTGCTGGTGATGCTGCTCAGTGGCATGACCTGGACCGGCTTCTGGGGCAAGCAATACGCCCAGGTGTGGAACGTGTTCCCGGCGGCCATGTGGGACAACGTGCCGACCTCTGACGTCGAGGCGCGCAGCCTCAACAGTGCCACCCGCCAAACCGTGCCATGGGCGATGGAAAACACACCGATGCCGATGTCCGGCGACCACGCCGAACACATGGCCCACGGCAGCGCAAATGCAGGCCCCGCCGCGCCAACCATCAGCCTGCAAGCCGTGCAGGACATCGCCACTCAACGCCAGGTCGAACCCGGCTACAGCATCACCCTGCCGACCACCGCTACCGGTGTATTCACTATCGCCGTATTCGCTGACGACCCGCGCAACGACGCGACCCTGCACGTCGATCAGTACACCGGAAAAGTCCTCGCCGATGTGCGTTTCGAGCAGTACGGCACAGTGGCCCGCGCCACGGAAATCGGCGTGATGCTGCACGAAGGCAAGATGTTCGGCACCTTCAACCAGATTGTCGTGCTGCTGATCTGCCTGATGATCCTGCTCAGCGCCGTCAGTGGTGTGGTGATCTGGTGGAAGCGCCGGCCACAGGGCAAATTCGGCGTTCCGCCGCTGCGTCATGACTTGCCGAAATGGAAAACCGGGGTGGTGATCATGCTGGCGCTGGCGGTGATTTTCCCGTTGGTGGGGGCTTCGCTGGTGGTGGTGTGGTTGCTTGATCGCCTGCTGTTGTCGCGACTTGGTCGGCAAGCTGAATCTGCCTCACCTTCATCATGA
- a CDS encoding TonB-dependent receptor, which yields MNKYLLSSLCLFAMNSAHADSPVLTLPTGSITAPAVDDESVSLTTATTAGSRLNLSAMQTPASVESLSGEQVRVRGDRSVQDAVSRSTGISRTGTPGDGGTSLQARGFAGQSSVMQLYDGNRMYSGMGTVTFPVDTWSVDRVDVLRGPASVLYGEGATGAVVNVIPKKPFAGEIENHVRLGYGSYDSQQQAFDSGGSLSDTLSYRLNLNRLRSNGWIDRGDSSSDFISAALRWQATDDLTFTLAHDYGDQRPQNYFGTPLINGHFKDSLRNKNYNVRDDKQHYNDQWTRLTSDWQINDAVSASNELYYLKAQRRWQNAENYNFDAGSQQLSRSGYFGIGHQQEQVGDRQTFTFKHSLFGLDSQTVTGVDYNRIRFQLDSNSPFNDVLPNGQPLDLHHPQPGYFESSNPYRDQFDSTTKQMSVFAENRTQLSERWSLVTGVRRDYVHVDRNNLVDDSQSDKTLTGNNWKAGLVFALTPETSFYGQVATSTDGIGGLVSLSPSQQQYDLSTARQTEIGLKQLFWDQRGEFTLAAYRIVKKKLLTDDPGNPTLKQQVGQQSSNGLEASLDLQLPHAWQLLANAAIVKAKYDDFSEVVNGQTLSYNGNRPVDVPRRTANLWLNKALTDDLKAGAGVRYVDARYADMANRNELPSYTVVDATMSWQALRNTTLGLQVNNLFDRRYAQSQYNGGQQWILGEPRSFFITADYTF from the coding sequence ATGAACAAGTACCTCTTGTCCAGCCTCTGTCTGTTCGCCATGAACAGCGCGCATGCCGATAGCCCAGTACTGACCCTGCCTACTGGCAGCATCACTGCGCCGGCAGTTGACGACGAAAGCGTCAGCCTCACCACTGCGACCACAGCCGGCTCGCGCCTGAACCTCAGCGCCATGCAGACCCCGGCCAGTGTCGAGAGCCTGAGCGGCGAGCAGGTCCGCGTCCGGGGTGATCGCAGCGTGCAGGACGCCGTGTCGCGCAGCACCGGCATCAGCCGCACCGGCACGCCGGGCGATGGCGGCACATCGTTACAGGCGCGGGGTTTTGCCGGGCAGAGTTCGGTGATGCAGCTGTATGACGGCAATCGGATGTACAGCGGCATGGGCACGGTGACCTTTCCGGTCGACACCTGGTCGGTGGACCGCGTCGATGTGCTGCGCGGCCCCGCTTCGGTGCTGTACGGCGAAGGCGCGACCGGCGCGGTGGTCAACGTGATCCCGAAAAAGCCGTTCGCAGGCGAAATCGAAAACCATGTGCGCCTCGGCTATGGCTCCTACGACAGCCAGCAACAGGCCTTCGACAGCGGTGGTTCGCTGAGCGATACCCTGAGCTATCGCCTCAATCTCAATCGCCTGCGCAGCAACGGCTGGATCGATCGCGGCGACTCGTCCAGCGACTTCATCAGCGCCGCCCTGCGCTGGCAGGCCACTGATGATCTGACCTTCACCCTCGCCCACGACTACGGCGACCAGCGTCCGCAAAACTACTTCGGCACCCCGCTGATCAACGGCCACTTCAAGGACAGCCTGCGCAACAAGAACTACAACGTGCGCGACGACAAACAGCACTACAACGATCAGTGGACGCGGTTGACCAGCGACTGGCAGATCAATGATGCCGTCAGCGCCAGCAACGAGCTTTACTACCTCAAGGCCCAGCGCCGCTGGCAGAACGCCGAGAACTACAACTTCGACGCGGGCAGCCAACAACTGAGCCGCAGCGGTTACTTCGGCATCGGCCACCAGCAGGAGCAAGTCGGCGATCGTCAGACGTTCACCTTCAAGCATTCGCTGTTCGGCCTCGACAGCCAGACCGTGACCGGCGTCGACTACAACCGCATCCGCTTCCAGCTCGACAGCAACTCGCCGTTCAACGATGTCTTGCCCAATGGCCAACCGCTGGATCTGCATCATCCGCAACCAGGCTATTTCGAGAGCAGCAATCCATACCGCGACCAGTTCGACAGCACCACCAAACAGATGTCGGTGTTCGCCGAAAACCGCACGCAATTGAGTGAGCGCTGGTCGCTGGTGACCGGCGTGCGTCGCGACTATGTACACGTGGATCGCAACAATCTGGTCGACGATAGCCAAAGCGACAAGACCCTGACCGGCAACAACTGGAAGGCCGGGCTGGTGTTTGCGCTGACGCCCGAGACTTCGTTCTATGGCCAGGTCGCGACCAGTACCGATGGCATCGGCGGGCTTGTTTCACTGAGCCCGAGCCAGCAGCAATACGATCTGTCGACGGCCCGGCAGACGGAAATCGGCCTGAAGCAATTGTTCTGGGATCAGCGCGGCGAGTTCACGTTGGCGGCGTATCGCATCGTCAAGAAGAAGCTGCTGACCGATGACCCGGGCAATCCGACGCTCAAGCAGCAGGTCGGCCAGCAATCGTCCAACGGTCTGGAAGCCAGCCTTGATCTGCAATTGCCGCACGCCTGGCAACTGCTGGCCAACGCGGCGATTGTGAAGGCGAAGTACGACGATTTTTCCGAAGTGGTGAACGGGCAGACCCTGTCGTACAACGGCAATCGCCCGGTGGACGTGCCACGACGCACTGCGAATCTGTGGCTGAACAAAGCACTTACCGATGACCTGAAGGCCGGTGCGGGCGTGCGCTATGTCGATGCACGTTACGCTGATATGGCTAATCGCAATGAGCTGCCGAGCTACACCGTGGTGGATGCGACAATGTCGTGGCAGGCCTTGCGTAACACGACCCTGGGGTTGCAGGTGAACAATCTGTTTGACCGCCGGTATGCGCAAAGCCAATACAATGGCGGGCAGCAGTGGATCCTCGGCGAGCCGAGGTCGTTTTTTATCACTGCTGATTACACCTTTTGA
- a CDS encoding ABC transporter ATP-binding protein: MTSLTIANLAWTPLGHGHCHHQFQLRDASLRVAAGEFVGLIGPNGSGKTSLLRCAYRFSQPEHGEVNLGHHNVWKQSSRWCAQRIAVVLQEFPDAFGLTVEEVVAMGRTPHKGLFDGETLEDQNLATQALKSVGLEGFEDHAFATLSGGEKQRVILARALTQQPQLLILDEPTNHLDPRYQLELLQLVKRLQIGTLASIHDLNLAAAFCDRLYVINHGRIVASGTPQEVLTTELLRDVFGVDALIDSHPLHGYPRITWITRP; the protein is encoded by the coding sequence ATGACCTCACTGACAATCGCCAACCTCGCCTGGACACCCCTGGGCCACGGCCACTGCCATCACCAGTTCCAGCTGCGTGACGCCTCGTTGCGCGTGGCCGCCGGTGAGTTTGTAGGTCTGATCGGCCCCAACGGCAGCGGCAAGACCAGTCTGCTGCGGTGCGCCTACCGTTTCAGTCAGCCGGAACACGGTGAGGTAAACCTCGGTCACCACAACGTGTGGAAACAATCCTCACGCTGGTGCGCACAACGCATCGCCGTGGTTTTGCAGGAGTTCCCCGACGCCTTCGGCCTGACCGTCGAAGAAGTGGTCGCCATGGGCCGCACGCCGCACAAAGGCCTGTTCGACGGCGAAACCCTTGAGGATCAAAACCTCGCAACACAGGCGCTCAAATCAGTCGGCCTCGAAGGCTTCGAGGACCACGCCTTCGCCACGCTGTCGGGCGGTGAAAAACAGCGCGTAATCCTCGCCCGCGCCCTGACCCAGCAACCGCAACTGCTGATCCTCGACGAGCCAACCAACCACCTCGACCCGCGCTATCAGCTGGAACTGCTGCAACTGGTCAAACGCTTGCAGATCGGCACCCTCGCCAGCATCCACGATTTGAATCTGGCCGCCGCGTTCTGCGACCGACTGTACGTGATCAATCACGGTCGCATCGTCGCCAGCGGCACACCGCAAGAAGTGCTCACCACTGAACTGCTGCGCGACGTCTTCGGCGTCGACGCCTTGATCGACTCCCACCCCCTTCACGGCTACCCGCGAATCACCTGGATAACCCGACCATGA
- a CDS encoding ABC transporter substrate-binding protein, with product MTVRSLLCVALLLCSAQALAEATKYPLTVQSCNREVTFTQAPKHAVSHDINMTQMMLALGLKSRMAGYSGVSGWKSVTPEMQSLLDGLPELAAKYPSVETLLNANVDFFFAGWDYGMRVGGDLTPQTLQPLGINVYELTESCAFVMKRPAASLEDTYNDLRNLGKIFDVQDRANALIARMQAQVAEVRKNLPAEKPRVFLYDSGEDRAMTSGRLGMPQALIDAAGGRNILDDVDASWTRVNWETVVEHNPQVIVIVDYSEITADQKIEFLLKNKALQSVDAIKNQRFIVIPYVQATPGIDNVLAVETLAKGFHGE from the coding sequence ATGACTGTGCGTTCCCTGCTTTGCGTCGCTCTTTTGTTGTGCAGTGCCCAAGCGCTGGCCGAGGCCACGAAATACCCGCTGACGGTGCAAAGCTGCAACCGTGAAGTCACCTTCACGCAAGCGCCGAAACACGCGGTCAGCCACGACATCAACATGACCCAGATGATGCTCGCCCTCGGCCTGAAATCGCGGATGGCCGGTTACAGCGGCGTCAGTGGCTGGAAGTCGGTCACCCCTGAGATGCAGTCGCTGCTCGACGGCCTGCCGGAGTTGGCCGCGAAGTATCCGTCGGTGGAAACCCTGCTCAACGCCAACGTCGATTTCTTCTTCGCCGGCTGGGATTACGGCATGCGCGTGGGCGGTGATCTCACGCCGCAGACCCTGCAACCGCTGGGCATCAACGTGTATGAGCTGACCGAGTCCTGCGCTTTCGTGATGAAACGCCCGGCCGCCTCGCTTGAAGACACCTACAACGACCTGCGCAACCTCGGCAAAATCTTCGACGTGCAGGATCGCGCCAATGCGCTGATTGCCCGGATGCAGGCGCAAGTCGCCGAAGTGCGCAAAAACCTGCCGGCCGAAAAGCCGCGGGTGTTCCTCTACGACAGCGGTGAAGACCGTGCCATGACCTCCGGCCGCCTCGGCATGCCGCAAGCGCTGATCGACGCGGCCGGTGGGCGCAACATTCTCGATGACGTCGACGCGAGCTGGACGCGGGTCAACTGGGAGACCGTGGTCGAGCACAATCCGCAGGTGATCGTGATCGTCGACTACAGCGAAATCACCGCCGATCAAAAGATTGAATTCCTGCTGAAGAACAAAGCCCTGCAATCGGTGGATGCAATCAAAAACCAACGCTTCATTGTCATCCCTTATGTGCAAGCCACACCGGGCATCGACAATGTGCTGGCCGTTGAAACCCTGGCCAAAGGTTTCCACGGCGAATGA